CGAGAGGATACAAACTGGCCGCCGGACGAGGGAGCATCCGACGGCCGAGGGAGACTCAGAAAAGCTTGAGCAACTTGACGCCGTACTGGCGCGGCGGCCCGGCGAAGTAGAGCCCACTATTGAGTGCGGCGGGGTAATGCTGATCGGTCAGGTTGGTGCCGTAGAGCGTCACCGTCCAAGTATCGTGCTGCCAGGCCAACTGAGCGTTGAGGATGTTCCGGGCTTCTATCCGGTCGCCGCGGGCGGGGTTCTGGAACAAGGTCGCCCATTGATCGCCGACATGGCCGAAATTGACGCGCGGCGTGATCTTGTCGCCGTCGCCGAGCAAGAGATCATAAGTCGCGCCCAGATTGAAGGTGAGGTTCGGCGCGTAGGTCTGCCGCCGGCCCGCCAGGTTGAGGCACGAGACGCTCGCCGGGCCCGTATTGGGATTGCACGGCAGCACGCTCGCCGCGCGCGGATCGGTCGCGAAGAAAGTGCCGAGTTCGCTGCGCAGCACATTGACGCCGCCATCCAGCGTCAGCCCGCCGAAGCGCAATTCCACTTCGGCTTCGCCGCCATAGATCTTGGTGCTCCCTGGAACGTTGAGCTCGATCCCGAAGGTCGGGAAGGTCGGATAGCCGATGATTACCTGGAAGTTCTTGTAGTCGTTGTAGAAGCCGGTGAGCGTCGTGCGCACCTTGCCGTCCGCCCAATTGGCCTTCCACCCCGCTTCGTACGATGTGACTTCCTCCGGCTCAAACGGCGCAGGAAGTCCGAGGCCGACCGGCACGTTGAGCCCGCCAGGACGGAAGCCGGTCGCGACGAAGGCATAGAGATACTGGTCCTCGCCGGCCTTCCAGCCGAGCGACACCTTGTACGAGAAATTGTCGGACTTCACCGTCTGATCCTGGCGGATATACGCGCCGTACTGCATCACATCGATATGATTGGTGGAGCGGCTTGCGGTATAGCGGCCGCCCGCCTCGATCTTCAGATTGGGTGTGAGATTGAAACCGATCTGGCCGAATGCCGCAAGCGAGCGCGTCGGATTGGTGCCCTGCAGCTTATACTGCGCCGCCGGCAGGTTGAACGGATAGGCGGTGTCGATGATGAACTGGTACGGCTTGCGGAAATAATAGTCGTTCCACAGCCCGAACGCGCCGAGCAGCCAGGTGAAGCGCTGGTTGTCGGGCGAGATCAAATTCACTTCCTGAGTGATCTGCTGCTCGTCGACGCTGTCGTAGAAGGTGCTGATCCCCGTCGCCGTGCCGTCCAGATCGGCGCGGTACATCGTGTTAGC
This genomic stretch from Sphingomonas sp. LM7 harbors:
- a CDS encoding TonB-dependent receptor; amino-acid sequence: MTNSAWRLGASALALMWCGVALAQTAPAQDGAGETEAAQDEGGEIVVTAQRRNENLMTTPMAASVLSGTQLDHKGVANVDALQFAMPSIVVNNFGQGNDFNVRGIGKAEHNTQTTTGVITYRDGVPTFPGYVQGEPYYDVANIQVLRGPQGTIVGQNATGGAVFVNTNDPAIGGGFHGYVNVNYGNYNDAGVQGAVNLPLSDTFAARVALYSQRRDSFYNITGPGGAPYQFEEGKVGIMAGRISFLWKPTDRLSLLWKTDVGHLDMGAYPATPFATHFETLPGTNTPNPNHRDLFDVQFNTPQAARDEFVRSILKGEYEFGGGVKLRTVSSYQWANTMYRADLDGTATGISTFYDSVDEQQITQEVNLISPDNQRFTWLLGAFGLWNDYYFRKPYQFIIDTAYPFNLPAAQYKLQGTNPTRSLAAFGQIGFNLTPNLKIEAGGRYTASRSTNHIDVMQYGAYIRQDQTVKSDNFSYKVSLGWKAGEDQYLYAFVATGFRPGGLNVPVGLGLPAPFEPEEVTSYEAGWKANWADGKVRTTLTGFYNDYKNFQVIIGYPTFPTFGIELNVPGSTKIYGGEAEVELRFGGLTLDGGVNVLRSELGTFFATDPRAASVLPCNPNTGPASVSCLNLAGRRQTYAPNLTFNLGATYDLLLGDGDKITPRVNFGHVGDQWATLFQNPARGDRIEARNILNAQLAWQHDTWTVTLYGTNLTDQHYPAALNSGLYFAGPPRQYGVKLLKLF